The following nucleotide sequence is from Drosophila kikkawai strain 14028-0561.14 chromosome 2L, DkikHiC1v2, whole genome shotgun sequence.
taattctatttttagaaagtcctgttcgattttcaaaaaaatctgGTATGACACAAGGAAGTTTGGACATTTAAGAGACGATTTTTCTACTTTTCGTACATATTtgttgaaataatttttttgatttttggcctatgggcGCCACCACTGTGGAGTGCCACTTCATCAGTCAGAATCGAGGGGAAGCCACCACAGCCACCGGCAGTTGTCCGCGCCTGCTGATTTCCAACCTGATTGTCTTTCAGCCCACCACAACACTGAGAAaactatttgttttatttggttaattgaACTCAACAtctagaaataattttaaaacgaTTGGGAGTGAAAGTTGCTTTAAGCCTCTTAACGTTGAAAAATTATTTGGAATTCTATAATGAtaccaaaattaattaaaaatcatacATCAGGATTCTCAATTATGAAATcagcaaacaaattttataaagcaaaaataaagaataatttgtataaaatttcTTGGCCAAGACAAGTATTCTATAAGTCTGACAAAGTCTTGTGAGACGACTTGAGCTCTGAGTTAGGAAGAAACCAATAAAGAATATTCAAAAGATTAAAGATCAGatgataattataataataacaataatatacaactgaaaaacatattttaaaagtgtTAAAATTGCATTGTTTTCTTACAAAACTTTCCTTTAACACTTTCAGCCAtcaatattattttgattttgtcTTAAAAATAGTGCAATATTTTTCATAGTGCAGGAAGCGTGTCCAGTGAGGCAGTGGGCCAGTTCCCCAGGATTGTGTGCTGCTGAATAGAGGGTTggcttgtgtgtgttttggggCTACTCCCTTTGTTTACACTCCCGACTGACGGAGGCCCAAAGGCGTTTGTCAGATTTCGTCGGACGTGTGTGAGTGTGGTTTTTGGTGGATTTACTCGAGGGGCATCAGCTTCTGCAGGGCTTAGCGCTAAAATGTGTGTCTACCTAGGCAGGTATGCCCGTCATatttgtgagtgtgtgtgtgagtgagtgtgccTCTGatggaattttaattaaatactcgGGTGTCTATGTTAATTTATATGCGCATATGCttagccagccagccaggcagccagTCTGGCaattccattttccattttccgctCTCCGCTCTTCATTCTGCATTCTTACCATTGATATGGCGACGATGGGACTGAGTTTTCGGTGGAGGACTCACCTTTGAAGTGGCTGCGCATGTTTGTGATTAAGAGCTTTTTGCTCCCGTCCTTGTCCTTAACTCAATTtcattgtttaaaatttaattataatttaatgctTAGTAAGCACTATTTCTCGCATGAAATTCTCTCCCGGTGGCCCGTTTTTCCTCATGTTTTCGCCCTGGGTTTTCACCCCCTTCTCTCGGTTGCTGCGGTTTTCCTAGGTCGCTTTCTGCCAAAGCCACTTGATATTATCACGTCGCCGACTGTCTGTCTGTCGGACTGTCTGCCGGATCTTTCTGCCTTTGCCTGTGCCTCTGTTTTTGAATTCCCCAAGTtattcggtttcggtttttggGCCTTTGTCTGGCCGAGATGAAACCCAAAACCGACTTGATATGGAAATAATTCGCTGCGTGGGCTTGGCTTTTTGGAATTCGCGTCGACAACAGATTGGCATTTTCACATCATTCCGGGCACAACTAATTACGGTTGAAAGGCAAACGCAAGAGCATTAAATTctggaatatattttagattatttGGTAAATATAATTCATATTTGAAATCAATAAAGTAAAGAACAAAACGCTTTAAATTtgtctgtatttatttttcaaaaatatatatattatttaataatctcTTTCTCCtatctataattttttgaagCCTACAATCTCAACAAGTATTTTCCGGCCCGGGACTACTGCTACGTTTTGGTGTCCCAGTGTTGGTTTATCTTGTCCAGATTGGCCCTGCTGATGGCATGTCCTGGCTGGAGTTCCAAGGCCCTGTAATAGCACTCTGCCGCTTCCTTTCGGAGGCCACGCATCTGCAGGATGGCCCCCAGGTTGGCGTGAGCATGGGCCGCCAGCGGCTGCATATTGACCGCCTTTCGGTACCATAGCTCCGCTTCGACCAGGCGGTTTAGCAGGCGCAGTGCATCCGCCACGGAGGACTGTAGGACATAGTCATGAGGCGCCAAGGCGGCAGCTCTCAGGCGAAGGCTAAGCGCCTCCTGATAACGCTCCTGCTGTTCCAGGAAATCAGCTGGAAGAGAGGgtaattcataaataataaaatatatcaggCATTTGCTTAGCTTATTtatcattatattttaaggccttacataaattatataactaCTTACCATAATGATGATGTGAGCTGGCCTCCAAGGGTGCCAGCTGCAGGGCTCTTTTAAACCACATTTCCGCTTCCGCCAGCCGACTGCCCTGTAAGTGAGAGCCATTTATTATTAACCTTTTATTGATATTGACTTTTTGCCACTTACATTCCTGGCCAGCGTCTGGCCAAAGGTGACATATACTGCTCCCTGCTGTGGCTGGAGTTCCATGGCCAACCTCTGCTGATATTCAGCCTCATTCCAATGCTGCATCTCGGCGTGGATTTCGCCAAGACGCAGGTGCAGCATCGCCCTATGCTTTTGGGGCAGTGAGGTGAGAACATCTAGGGATTCTTTGAGCATTGATGCAGCCTCCTGAAGATGTCCCTCTGAGCGGAGCAGGCCACTCAGTTGCAGGTAACAGGTGTAGCGAGCCTCCTCGTGGGCCCCCCGATCCCGAACCCCATGTCCATCCAGACGGGCTCCCGTTCGGAGCACAGAGATGGCTTCTTGACGATGGTCGCCAAGGGACATTAAGGATATGCCCAGATTCAAATAGGCCACGGCCAGCTGAGGACGCAATTCAATGGCCCTGCGATAGCAGGAAACAGCTGAACTGAAGTTGAGTTGCCTCTGGTGCACCACGCCCCTAAAAGTaggtaataaatatatatagttaagCAATAATACAATAGATAGTTTatgaaaaagtaaaagaaatacaaaacttGATTCCCAACTTAAGGGCAACTACATTAATTTCCTACCCAGAATATATTTCAAGCTAGCCAGCTTAAATCCAAATATTTAAGTGatattaaactattttttctcTGAGGCgccttacatttttttctcaatCCAGCAGATGAACTGAACTTCAAAGAAATTTACTTTAGGAACACTCCTTGTAGTTCCTTACTCTCTGGGAAATTAAACAGGACAAAAAGCTGCAAAACCATAAAGAACAGAGCTGTGGAAAGCAAAGTTACTCAACTCGAGGACGAGAAGGGCTCTCTGCCTCTAGAAGTGTTGGGAGTAAATTAACTCTGCGTTTGCTTTGCTGCGGTTTCCACCGGCTAATTGCagacggcggcagcgacggcTACGGCGCGAATACTTGAAAGCGCTGAATGCTGACCTTCAAGTTGATTTTGGGCGGCTTCATTTAATTAAGGAACCGCCCTTTTTGGTGGTCAAAGAAGGAGTCGGGATACTCCTTCACTTCCCAGCTTCAATTTGCTTGATTCACAAACAAGCATCGTCCGTTCGTCCATATGCATATAACCATTGTGTCGTCTGGTGGTTATTCATACATGACCGAATGTCTGAGCGCCCTAGCCAAACACATCGTTTTCGGTtttacacagagagaaagcTAAGTCTTGGAAGCTAAAGcaatgaattaaaatataataacaaaaaatgtaatacaaTTGGAAAAATTAGAAGTAGTTTTTAAgatataaagaaattttttgaattttatagtGAAAGGTATTACTTATTTCTTCCTGTGCCTGCATGGCTAAATGCTTTTAAACAAAGgcagcattttattttcaacagTCCTGAAGAGTGTAAGCACAGATTGCACAGTATAGTAACTGCAACACCAGCAACGAGTTGCAAcggtggcagcagcaacacaacaATATTATTCAAACAAACGGCAGCGCACTAGGATTTTGTGTTGAGTAGCGACAAGGCTATAAAATCAACAAGAGGGCAGATTGTAAAGACTTTGGATTGAAACACAAAAAAGAGCTTAGCTAAATgtcaagttaaaaaaaaaaatatatatgttttatgcGCTCGAGCTGGTAAACTGTGATGCCCAGAATTATGCAATTGTTGCACATGACTATGTAAATATGACTTGCAGCTTATTAGAAAAtcacagaaaatattttggtttttgccagtaataaaatatttttgtttaatccGGATTTGATGTGATTTTCGGTATAGAGATAGCTATTCTTATGAATTTTCGGGAGATTTAAAgctattaaatattaacaatggcaataatttaaaaaatcatatataagaaatggaaaataacCCTTATTAAACACTATTTTCCGAGTGTATGTATcttaggaaaataataaagatcttggatttaattaaaatgtcagaaccctttgtttttgtatttaaaacattttagacTCTCTTAAGTGACtcctaaaatattaatttttgaacaTTTATACCCAATTTTAATTCCCAAAAATTTGCATATCGTACCCCTTGGATTCATCGATTAGCTTTTCGCCTCAGAGACACCAAAGGGAGAGGTgcgtgttgtgtgtgtgtaaaaacTTTTCAATAAACACTCGCATATGCCGCAACATCGAAAGctgaatttgtttaaattttattttcgtgTGAGTTGAAGTTTGGCATTCAACATTCAGCATTCCATGTTGAAAACCCCTCGTTGCCCACAATTTCGGGCGATTTCCCCATTTGCAATCCAGAATAAAAAAGGggggaataaaataaaataaacccgAAAAAAGGGAACCATGTGAATGCATGCGAATTGCAACCGAACAACGGATGGATTTGCTCAACTGAATATTGAGTATTCTATTTTATACTATTCCCGTCATGTTGttctatttctatttgtttttgtactatttttttgcttttgtgcAGGTAAGCAAACAGCAGCAAGAGCCACCACACAGGATGAGTGCAGGGCTTGCGCTGAAGGGGTGGAAAAAGAGAAATCGAATTATACAGCTCAgtgattttttggttttggtgtTTGCCTGCCTGTTACTTTGACTTCCCGCCGCCTGGCATCACTACCCGCATCTCTGCATCCTGGCATCCACATCCACCCACCACCACTCAACTTATCCTTTGCTGTGGCATTTTGCAGCTAAAAATCAGAGCGGCATCAGCACGGCAGCACAACAAATCCATGACAGTTGACTGGCGCCCGGCTAGACTCCTTGCCGAGGACCAAAAGGAGCAacaggagctggagccggaGCTGTGGCTGCTGGATGGATGCTTTGTGTTCCGGGCGGTGGCACGTGGCAGAATACGGGATCCGTAGCCGCAGGGCGCAAGGTGCTCGGCCGGAGATATCCCGGCTATTGATGGCTTACGAGTAAATAATGTACAAACAGCTGCTTATCCGCGACGCACCCCGGCAAGTTTGGGGAGACAGAGAGGGCGCTGAAGGGCACCTGGCATTGATTTTCGATTAGAAAACGGAAAATGCTACCACACCTCTACCACCCGCCGCCAGCAGCCATCGCCAGCCATCACAATTTCACAGCTTGGCAAGCTCTTAAAGCTTTCATAATGTACATGCTGCAATCGCCTTTTCTGACTTTCAGATTAGCCAGCTACtggcactgaaagaaaatccTTATGGCAATTTTAAAGTATCTAAAAACTATTAGAATTGCAATTAAGGTAACTATAGTAGATCTGAAATAAAATAGTTATAATAGCTATGTATATCTATAATGCCTAGTCTTCTCCACAAGTTTATGGCACTTCTTTGCTCTGGGTCAAGTCCTTCCCATTTTACCAAagcctttaaataatatttaatctagaaaatattcacttaatattttttaaagtgcaCCTAAGACAGAGGCCATGTAAAAGAGGCTGCCACTgccgctcctgctgctgcattttGCAAGTGGACAAGGCAAAAATTCAATCAGACAACTTTTCGATAAGCTGCAAAGGCAACTCTGCGAAGGCGGATGGAAAATGGTAAAAAGCGAGGAAAATGGGGTGGCGAGAAAAGCGTTTTAAACTTTCACGGCACTAAAATGAAATCTCTGCGTGGGCTTCCCTGTAGCTCCATGGTCCGGACTCCGGAACCCAGAGGCCGCTGTGCCGGCCAAGGGATCCCAACGTCTCGTGTATCGTTTTGAGCCAAGTTAATAACCTGCAGGCGAGAAGCCTTAGCAGTTATGAAGTTCGCGCTTTGCTTTTATGTCATTGACATTATTTGAAATTGTATCTAAGCCGTCAAcagttatattttttctttctgctTTTTGTAttcctcttttcttttctttggcttttgctttcatattttttttctcatagCGGGATAAGGAGAAGGATATTGTGGTGCAAGAACAATGCTCCTTAAGAACCAGTTACTTAATTAAGGTTAACccacttgaaattgaattttgagtAGCTCATAAAAGTGgactaaaattaattacaataatCTCTTAAAAgattgttattaatttatgtattaaGCAAACATTGGAATAATTCtcataaattccttaaaaacaTTGAGTATTAGAAATTGTAAATCCTTTAGGCGCTTTGTGCAAAGCTTCTTTAATAATCTGCTGGATATTATACagttttcttccttttttttctctctatcACATTTCATTGAgcaataaatgaaatatattttaagcctTTTTCGGTTATTGTTAGAATATTGTGCAGTCATAAAAAAATAGCCTGCCCAATATACTGTTCAAAATAATCTTCAATATGAGCATTAATACGCCAGTTGCCCATAAGCTGATAATCCctgtgtatatatacatacatatacaaataGTATAAGCATTTACACTTCAAATGGGAAACCATACAAAATGTGCAATTTAAAGAGGCTTTTTCGGAAGCGTCGCGGGTAGAGCAAATCGttctgtttaaatatttacttaaatgaGGAAAAACAGAATTACTGCATGGAGCTTCCAAGGGAAACAAAGCGATTAATGCACTCACTGCCTCGTATGTTTTTGCATAGTTTTAGCATTCATTTTCTGCAACGAACGGATGACGGAATGTGTATATGTATGATGATTATAATGATAATGAGGTAGCTCCCCAGCTGCCGCCATTGTCCGTAGCTCTCGGGAGTTCTCAGCAATTATTTGTATTGGACCCCGTTCACtttgccttttctttttttccttgGGATGTAAGTTTCCCTCCAAAGGGAAGCTGGAAAAATGACTTGGCAGGAGGGCGAAATGGGATTTACCTACAATTTGTCAAAAGGAAGCAAGGCGAAAGGATTTATACCATGCGTCTTTTGCTCTCCTTTTTTGGAGCGTAAAGCCTATTATGCCAAACACAATAATCAACAGCCAGCACCCAAGCGATGGGCGGCAGCAGCGACAACAATAACGCTCTCGCACCAGCAACAATACAGAGAACagggcgtatgagcaatggcTGCTTGGCTGGCAAGGACACTAAGGCGAGTGCGAGGCCAGCTGTGGAAATGACGTCCTGCATATTCAAAGGGAGTTCAACAATCACACAGCCTTTGCCACAGTGGACGTCAAAGTTACTTACTATGACCTTAagaacttttttaataattgttaCTACTTCAAAAATCActcattaaattttgtatttaagaggactgaatataatttaaatattaggtattttttttaaagcaaattgACTCGTTTCTCCTTGTTCTAGTGAAGTTCAAGTGAAAATCTTAATGACCGCCGCGTGTCTTGTGACAAGCATTTCCGCTTCCGGTCCCATGGTGCCCTTCGATGGGGTGTCGAGTGCGATTCGTTAAGCGTTGGCATGTTTGCGCTTCCCTCGTAATGCATGGCACTCCACTTTCCCTACTGCATTCTCGCGCAAAGCTGCAGCATGCTGCCCAAATCTCGGGGGGAAAAGGGGCAAATGAAGGCGTGGCAGGGAGCAACTTCAGCTCCACTCACAGCGTTCTCAGTTGGCGGTCGCCGTTAGCGTCGATGCAACGAGTAAATTGCACTATGACTATCCAAAGCTGCCCCCGTAATGCCccagtgtgtgtgtagtgtgtgtgcGAGGGCTCGAGTGTGCCTGCTGTATGTCCAAAGTGGAAGTGTCATTGGCCTCGAACTcagaacaaaaaaacactGGATCAAAAGCAAGTACCAAGTGAGggctaaatatttttagaacttTAAGAAAAGTATAAATCTTTAACTGCCCAGAAATTATAActttagtatttataaaatatatatttttttattttctaatgaAATACCTTTTAAAACTTGAATTTTCTCTGAGTGCGGGGATAAGCAGGATGCCAACGTCATGCGTCAgcagttttattttctcatattGTTGCATCAAGTGCAGCTTGTAAGCAGAAATGccaattttttcttttgttgctaCTATTTTTTCCATTCTCATTCCTATTACAATCCCAGATATGTTATTGttgccatgtgtgtgtgtatgtgtgtgtgtgtttgcacaGGGCATTATATATGTCGgggcttttgtttatttattgtgttAGACAAGTGAAATGGTTTTGGAATGCCGAAGAATGCAATTGTCGCAGCTGCTGCTTTATTGCACTGATGTACGTGTTCGACTTGGAGAGAATAGATGGCAGACAGAATAGGATAGATTACTTGAATTACTCGGGGCATAAATTAGGAAATTTTAAGgcctttatattttaacaagtCTCCCAGAACCCCATTTAATGTTGCGATAATACTCTAGCCAGCCAAAGTCCAATCAGTTCAACTCCCTTTTGAAATGGAACATGTGCACCGAATGAAAATTACAACTCCATGTGTACTTAGCCTCAGCCTGCGGAGTCCAAGTATCTCGAAGAATCAGAACGCTGGCCGGAAACCCTTTCAGTTTTGGCCTAATTAACAGCATATCTGCAGGGGATTAGGCTGCGGAGTGCCTCTTGCATTCATTTCCACTCGTATTGTTTCAAAGGCTCCAAAAGGTACAAAAGCGGGACAACAGGAAAAAAAGGACATCGTGGTGGGGGGGATGGCGTAGTGGGCGTAGCTCGTTGTGGGCGTTGTGAGGTAGCAAaagatgaaaaaaaaaaaaggcagcaaCCAGCAGCTATTTGCTGTTGATGGCTGCCGAGTGCATGCAAATTGCCATCCAAAAGATGCAAAACATGTGCCCCCTGCGCTGGAGCTAAAGTTTCTGACCGAGTTGATTTGTATGCGCGATGCAACTGGGCAGTCGCCCCCATTCCATACCCCCTTTTCCGCAGCCTTTCACCCAGTTTTCAGTCCCCTCCCCACCATTTTCGTTGcatttccttcttttttttttctcagatGTTGTCCGAACGTTTTTGCTGGCAAACGGAAGCGAGAACAGAACAGAACGGCaccaggaggagcagctggagcTGCCTCTGCTGTTCGGAATTAAGAGCAGCAGCCCCCACCCCCTAAGCCGCAGGAAAAGCCATGGCCAATACCTAAACCCAACACCAAGGTCGCGACAACCATTCACTTTGagcttttgaattttgaaaagGCTGCCGGCAAAAACCGACATCATTTTGTGGATTCAGGTTTCGTGTGGGGGTGGCAGCTAAGGCGCGAATTTCCCCTCGATTTCCAAAAAGGTTTTCGCGTTTTTCCACTGGGCACCACCACATGCTCCGCGGGAACGTTTACTTACAGATTAAAGTGCGCGTCGGCCATAGTGGGACGATGTCTAAGGGCCGTGGTGAGGGCCCGTTCCGCCTCCTGATACCTTCCTTGGGCGCTTAAAACGCTGCCCAGGTTCCCCAGAGCTGGAAAATAACAGAAAATGAAAGTTAGCTAGTTTATTTGAAAagtatatgtaaatatttaacctAAAATTCCTCAAAGAGGTGGAGatttgcaaataaattgctcaaattactcatacgccctgTAATCCAACTGTAGATGCATGGAAACTGACAATTAAAATGAGTTCACATAACTATGAACTAAAATTGTCAAGAGTAATATGAAGTTGAAGTaaggttatttttatttacacatTAAAGTTATAGATTTCTTTcaaatattactcatacgtcATGTAATCCAACCCCGAAaacatgttttatttatatgaaaaCTAGTCTTAAATATTCCCCTGATAAtccataataaaataatatgtgAACACTCACCCTTCGGGGGATTTACGCTGATTGCACTACGAAATAGCTGCTCCTCATCCCGCCAATCCAAATTGCGTCTGACGGTGCGAAGGCAATGGACTCCAAGGAGCAGCCCCAGGCCGCAGAGAAGCAGTATCCGGGATCGCCGAGAGCCATGAACCCTTTGCCACACACTGCCAAAGCCGTGGCCAAGGAGCAGGCAGTAGCCCACACTCGGTAGGTAGAGCACCCTTTCGGCCATTACAAATCCCACGTAGAAGAGCAGATTGCTAGCGGGCAGGAATGGCAGCACCAGGAAGGCAACGCTCACAAAGGCAGCTGGCGAAGCGGAGGAGGCGGAGCTCTTGGGGGCAGGATAATAGCTTGAAGCCGATCTCGCATGCTCCGACacctggtggtggtggtggctgtgGCAATCGCAGGTGAGGCGCAGCCATGTGTGGCAGCTATTGCCACCCAAATGCCGAAGGAGAGGCAGGGATATGTTGGCCACTTCCGCAAAGTCCATCGAGGAAGTGGAACGACGCAGGCCAGAGCTTCGCCAAAGCACTGCAATCAGGGAACCGTAGAAGCCGATGCTCAGGATATTTCTTGCATCCCAGAGCGTTGTGATCCgtggcaccgcttccatgccCCAGTCGAAGCTCAGGTCCTGGGGCCACAAAAGCAGTTGGAAATTGGCCACAGGCAGGTACATAAAGGTCAGGAATCGAGTCCAAATGCAAGAGTCATGAGCCGATGGATTGTCTGCGACTGAAAAGGCTGCGGAAGGACGCGGTAGGACACTCAGGCGACAGTACAGGGCACACAACAAGGTGACACTTAAAATCGAGAGAGATCGCAGTCGATGCTGGAAAGAAATGagggaatattttttaggttttaattttgaaaatttgtatGTTGCAAgatttgttattgttgaaTAAGATATTtcaagtaattaaattttataactcACCTTGTCAGTATTTTCCCTGTTAATTGCCGACATCACGTCGCACAATCCGCACAGTAGCAGCGCCGTGATAGCCGTCTCCTTGCAAAGCAACGCGCCCAAGGCGAGGACAATGGTGAGAGCCAGGGATCCCCATTCCCGGCTGAGCATGTGCCGGCGATAGGCGAGGTAGGCGAGCAGGTAACACACACAAGCCACTACATCTGCCCGTCCCACCAATCCGGCCACTGCTTCCGTATGTATCGGATGGGCGGCGAAAAGCAGGCCGGCGGCCAAGGATCCAACTCGAAATGGCAAGAGCGTATGGCCAACGAGCACCACTAGTCCGGTGGCCAAGCAGTGGAGAAGCACGTTGACCAGGTGATAGCCAACGGGGTTCAGTCCGCCCACCAGGAAATTCATTCGGAAGCTGAGCACACTCAGCGGACGCCAGGAGCCGTGCGAGCCGCTGTCCAGCAACGGAGTGCCCCAGAAGTCATTCCGCAGAAGATGAGACAGTGGCCGAGCTGCCGTCACGTCTCCGTTGGCCAAGATGGCGCGTCTGCAAAAGGAGATGGAAAAAAGGAATCATAAAGAAACAGGGTAAACGAATTTAAaggttaaatataatttcaatacaaaatttgaaaaaaaaaatactgcttcgtttgtattaaattttaaaatatatattgttatcacaaaaatatttttgaattaagGAATTTAAAGTTGGTTTAAGGTTCTGCCATATTCTTCAAGTGTTATTGTGGGTGTGAAAGGGCTCACATTACTTCAGTTACTGATAGCAGCAGACAGCAACCTGTGGCACACCTGtccaattaattaaaatgattaattgCAAGGCCCGGAGTATCTCGCCGGCTACCTTGGCTCACCCTCTATTCGTGCTATCTACCACCAAGAGGGCAATTCTGCTCAACTTGACTGGATTCATCTCGGCTTTCCTGCTACACGAAACTTGAGAGCCTCAAATTCTAAGGGACCTAAGCCTGTGGtcctatttattttgcttttactTAGATTTGAGAAAACTCTGAAGCAGGGTATATGGGTTTATTTAAggattatgaaaaataatgttttataaGGGAAGTAATTAGTTGGATATAACTTTAATCACAAGTTACTCGACTATTTACCAGATTACACAGATATTTTATGTTAAGAAAATGGTGTAGTGTAGCTTA
It contains:
- the Tmtc1 gene encoding protein O-mannosyl-transferase Tmtc1 isoform X1, with amino-acid sequence MHIPKSRRPSTSLSPKDYAGLAGCSALAFVLYLNTLNAGFVYDDRRAILANGDVTAARPLSHLLRNDFWGTPLLDSGSHGSWRPLSVLSFRMNFLVGGLNPVGYHLVNVLLHCLATGLVVLVGHTLLPFRVGSLAAGLLFAAHPIHTEAVAGLVGRADVVACVCYLLAYLAYRRHMLSREWGSLALTIVLALGALLCKETAITALLLCGLCDVMSAINRENTDKHRLRSLSILSVTLLCALYCRLSVLPRPSAAFSVADNPSAHDSCIWTRFLTFMYLPVANFQLLLWPQDLSFDWGMEAVPRITTLWDARNILSIGFYGSLIAVLWRSSGLRRSTSSMDFAEVANISLPLLRHLGGNSCHTWLRLTCDCHSHHHHQVSEHARSASSYYPAPKSSASSASPAAFVSVAFLVLPFLPASNLLFYVGFVMAERVLYLPSVGYCLLLGHGFGSVWQRVHGSRRSRILLLCGLGLLLGVHCLRTVRRNLDWRDEEQLFRSAISVNPPKALGNLGSVLSAQGRYQEAERALTTALRHRPTMADAHFNLGVVHQRQLNFSSAVSCYRRAIELRPQLAVAYLNLGISLMSLGDHRQEAISVLRTGARLDGHGVRDRGAHEEARYTCYLQLSGLLRSEGHLQEAASMLKESLDVLTSLPQKHRAMLHLRLGEIHAEMQHWNEAEYQQRLAMELQPQQGAVYVTFGQTLARNGSRLAEAEMWFKRALQLAPLEASSHHHYADFLEQQERYQEALSLRLRAAALAPHDYVLQSSVADALRLLNRLVEAELWYRKAVNMQPLAAHAHANLGAILQMRGLRKEAAECYYRALELQPGHAISRANLDKINQHWDTKT
- the Tmtc1 gene encoding protein O-mannosyl-transferase Tmtc1 isoform X2: MNPVKLSRIALLVVDSTNRGRAILANGDVTAARPLSHLLRNDFWGTPLLDSGSHGSWRPLSVLSFRMNFLVGGLNPVGYHLVNVLLHCLATGLVVLVGHTLLPFRVGSLAAGLLFAAHPIHTEAVAGLVGRADVVACVCYLLAYLAYRRHMLSREWGSLALTIVLALGALLCKETAITALLLCGLCDVMSAINRENTDKHRLRSLSILSVTLLCALYCRLSVLPRPSAAFSVADNPSAHDSCIWTRFLTFMYLPVANFQLLLWPQDLSFDWGMEAVPRITTLWDARNILSIGFYGSLIAVLWRSSGLRRSTSSMDFAEVANISLPLLRHLGGNSCHTWLRLTCDCHSHHHHQVSEHARSASSYYPAPKSSASSASPAAFVSVAFLVLPFLPASNLLFYVGFVMAERVLYLPSVGYCLLLGHGFGSVWQRVHGSRRSRILLLCGLGLLLGVHCLRTVRRNLDWRDEEQLFRSAISVNPPKALGNLGSVLSAQGRYQEAERALTTALRHRPTMADAHFNLGVVHQRQLNFSSAVSCYRRAIELRPQLAVAYLNLGISLMSLGDHRQEAISVLRTGARLDGHGVRDRGAHEEARYTCYLQLSGLLRSEGHLQEAASMLKESLDVLTSLPQKHRAMLHLRLGEIHAEMQHWNEAEYQQRLAMELQPQQGAVYVTFGQTLARNGSRLAEAEMWFKRALQLAPLEASSHHHYADFLEQQERYQEALSLRLRAAALAPHDYVLQSSVADALRLLNRLVEAELWYRKAVNMQPLAAHAHANLGAILQMRGLRKEAAECYYRALELQPGHAISRANLDKINQHWDTKT
- the Tmtc1 gene encoding protein O-mannosyl-transferase Tmtc1 isoform X3; the protein is MNFLVGGLNPVGYHLVNVLLHCLATGLVVLVGHTLLPFRVGSLAAGLLFAAHPIHTEAVAGLVGRADVVACVCYLLAYLAYRRHMLSREWGSLALTIVLALGALLCKETAITALLLCGLCDVMSAINRENTDKHRLRSLSILSVTLLCALYCRLSVLPRPSAAFSVADNPSAHDSCIWTRFLTFMYLPVANFQLLLWPQDLSFDWGMEAVPRITTLWDARNILSIGFYGSLIAVLWRSSGLRRSTSSMDFAEVANISLPLLRHLGGNSCHTWLRLTCDCHSHHHHQVSEHARSASSYYPAPKSSASSASPAAFVSVAFLVLPFLPASNLLFYVGFVMAERVLYLPSVGYCLLLGHGFGSVWQRVHGSRRSRILLLCGLGLLLGVHCLRTVRRNLDWRDEEQLFRSAISVNPPKALGNLGSVLSAQGRYQEAERALTTALRHRPTMADAHFNLGVVHQRQLNFSSAVSCYRRAIELRPQLAVAYLNLGISLMSLGDHRQEAISVLRTGARLDGHGVRDRGAHEEARYTCYLQLSGLLRSEGHLQEAASMLKESLDVLTSLPQKHRAMLHLRLGEIHAEMQHWNEAEYQQRLAMELQPQQGAVYVTFGQTLARNGSRLAEAEMWFKRALQLAPLEASSHHHYADFLEQQERYQEALSLRLRAAALAPHDYVLQSSVADALRLLNRLVEAELWYRKAVNMQPLAAHAHANLGAILQMRGLRKEAAECYYRALELQPGHAISRANLDKINQHWDTKT